In Truepera sp., the sequence GCTCCCGTAGCCGGCAGGCACATCTCCGCGAGGGCCACGGCCAGCCCGCCCTGGCTGGTGTCGTGCGCCGTGTCGCACAGGCCGTCCTCCACGAGGCCGCGGACCACGGCCTGCACCTTGGCCTCTGCGGCCAGGTCGAGCTCTGGTGGCCTGCCGGCCTCGAGTCCGTGCAGCCGCCAGAGGTACTCGCTGGCTCCCAGGCTGCCGGCCAAGGGGCCCACCACCAGCAACACGTCACCGCTCCGCCTCAGCGCGCTGCCGGCGTGACGGCCGACGTCGCGAAGCACGCCCACCATCCCGACCGTGGGGGTCGGGTGGATGGCCTGGCGTCCGCCCTGCGTGGAGAACTCGTTGTAGAGGCTGACGTTGCCGCCGATCACGGGTGTGTCGAGCTCGAGGCACGCCCTGGCCAGCCCGTCGACGGCGCGTTCCAACTGGTAGTAGACGCCTGGGTTGAGCGGGTTGCCGAAGTTGAGGTTGTCCGTAACGGCCAGCGGCCTGGCGCCCACGCAGCTGAGGTTGCGCGCCGCCTCGGCCACAGCGTGCATGGCGCCCAGTTCCGGGTCCAAGTACACGTAGCGCGAGTTGCAGTCCACCGTCGCCGCTACCCCCAGGCGGCTGCCCTTGACGCGCATCACGGCGGCGTCGGCGGCGCCCGGGAGGACGACCGTGTTGGTCATCACCTGCTGGTCGAACTGCTCGTACACGGGCCGCTTCGAGGCGATGGTCGGCGAGGCGAGCAGTTTGAGGAGCACGCCGGTAGGGTCCGCGGGCACGGGCAGCCCGCCGAGGTCGCGCTCGCGAGCGGAGCGAATGCGTGGGTCCTCCACGCCCTCCCGGACGTACTCCGGCGGCTCGTTGAGGGCGGGCACCGGCATGTCGGCGACCACCGCACCGTTCTCGAAGACGCGGAAGCGGCCATGGTCGACCACGCACCCGACCTCCACCGCCTCCAGTTCCCACTTGGCCAGGAGACGCACGAGGGCCTCCTCCTTGCCCGGCGCCGCCGTGAGCACCATGCGTTCCTGGGACTCGGAAAGCATGATCTCGAGCGGCGCCATGCCCGCCTCGCGGGTGGGCACCTTGTCGACGTGAAGGTCGACGCCCAGGCCGGCACGGTGCGCCATCTCGCCCACCGAGCTCGTGAGCCCGGCCGCGCCCATGTCCTGTACCCCGGCCACGAGCCCGGCCGCGTACGCCTCGAGGCAGGCCTCCAGCAGCAGCTTCTCCATGAACGGGTCGCCCACTTGCACCGCCGGTCGGTCCGCGCCCGACGCGCTCGACAGGTCGGCCGAGGCGAACACGGCGCCCCCGAGTCCGTCGCGGCCCGTCTTGGAGCCGACGTAGAGCAGGCTGTTCCCTACCGCGCCCACCGTCCCCGTCTGCAGTTCCTCGTGGCGCAGCAGGCCCAGGGCCATGACGTTCACCAGCGGGTTCTCCGTGTAGCAGGCGTTGGTCTCTATCTCCCCGCCCACGGTGGGCACGCCGATGGCGTTGCCGTAGAGAGCGATGCCTTGGACGACGCCGCTGAGCAGGTAGCGGTTACGCGCCGTATCGAACTCCCCGAACCTGAGCGCGTTGAGCGTGGCGAAGGGCCGCGCGCCCATGGCGAAGATGTCGCGCAGGATGCCGCCGACGCCCGTCGCCGCTCCCTGGACGGGCTCCACGGCGCTGGGGTGGTTGTGGCTCTCCATCTTGAAGGCCACGCCCCAGCCCTCGCCGATGTCGACGACCCCGGCGTTCTCCCCCGGGCCCTGCAGGACCTGCGGTCCCGTGGTCGGCAGGCGGCGGAGGAGCGCCCGGGAGTTCTTGTAGCCGCAGTGCTCGCTCCACAGGGCGCCGAACATTGCGGCCTCGAGGGCGTTGGGTTGGCGTCCCAGCGCGCCGACCACGCCGTCGAACTCGTCCGGGCTGAGCCCGAAGGAGGCGGCCTGGGACCTCAAGTCGTGGGGCATGGCTTCCTCTCGCGGTCCACCAGAACGCTTCGCCGGCTCGGTGGCCACTAGGCGCTCAGCAAGGACTCTAGGATCACGCGGCCGTCCTCCCCGCCGAGCAGGGCCTCGACCGCCCTCTCGGGGTGGGGCATCATGCCGAGCACGTTGCCACGGGCGTTGGTCAGGCCCGCGATGGAGTTGCGGCTGCCGTTGACGTTGGCTTCGGGCGTGGCGTTGCCGGCCTCGTCGACGTAGCGGAACACGACCTGCCCCCGAGCCTCGATCTCGGCCAGTTCCTGGTCGCCGACGTAGTAGCGGCCGTCGGCGTGCGCGACCGGAAGGCGCAACACCTGGCCCGGGGCGGCGCGGTGAGTGAAAGGGAGGTCGGTCCTTGCAACGCCGAGGTGGACGTCCTTGCACATGAAGCGCAACCCGGCGTTACGGGCGAGCTGGCCGGGCAGCAGTCCAGCCTCGGTAAGGACCTGGAAACCGTTGCAGATGCCCAGCACGGGGCCGCCCGACTCGGCGAAGCGGGTGACCGCCTTCATGACCGGGCTGTGCGCCGCGAGCGCGCCGCAGCGGAGGTAGTCGCCGTAGCTGAAGCCGCCGGGGATGACGACCGCATCCGCGGGCTTGCCGCCGGATTCCAGGGTGTCGGCCGTGTGCCACACCGTGAAGGCGCTGGCGCCCAACACGGCGCCGATGGCGTACGTGGCGTCCTCGACGCAGTTGGAACCGGGGAACGTCACGACGGCCACGTGCATACCTGGCGTAGGCTACCATGGGTACCGGAGGCGCCAGCGCCTGGAACGGCGGCTCTTCTTGCCGAAGGCACGCCGTCGCTGGTAGTATTCTCAACCGTCCGTATGCCGCCTTGGATGCGGCCGCCGGCGGGCCGAGATGGCGGAACGGTAGACGCAGTTGACTCAAAATCAACCGGGGCGACCCGTGCGGGTTCGATTCCCGCTCTCGGCACCAAACGAGTTACGCAGGCGGGCCGACAGGCGGGCCGCGGACGGTACGTGGAGGCAAGAATGTTCTGGATAGCGTTCATCATCTTCGTGGCAGTGTCGCTGATCATCACGGCGGTGATCCTGATGCAAGAGCCCAAGCAGTCGGGCCTCGGCGACGCCTTGGGTGGCGGTGGCGGCGGCGACTTCGGCGCCAGCCTGGGCGGCACAGCAGGCGGCCTGCACCGCACCACCATCTACCTGGCGGTGGCCTGGGCCGTGCTGGCGCTGCTGCTCGGGTTGATACCTCGCTGACCTTATCGACGAGCGAGCCCCGGGCTACCGGCCTCGCGGCCGGAGGAGTGCGGTGCGTTCGTTAACGAGCGCTCAAGCCCGCTTCACTCGGCCTCCCGCGCTCTCGCCACGGCGGGAAGCACGTGGCCGACCCGGTATTCACGTTGTCCAGTGGCACGCCCACCCCGTGAGTACACCGTCCTGGCCGCGTTGACTGGTAGCGAACCCGGGTGCTAGATTCGCGGCAAGTGGGTACATGTCCATAGCCCACCCGGCGTTCCGGCCGCCGGGCTCGATCGCTGAACCGGGCCACTGCTGGTGTCTGTGGCGGCTTGCGGGTTTGCCGATTCGGGGTTACCGTAGGCCATCGTCATCCAAGGCGTGAAGGTAGGGGTCGGTAGCGGCTTACGCCCACGCTGATGCTCGCCTCGAGTGGAGGAGAAATGAAGAAGCTGTTCATCGGACTAAGCCTGCTCGCAATAGCGACGTTCGCGTTCGCCGAGCCGTTCGTGTGGCCCGCGGCCTGGAGCAACGCCGCCCCGGGCGAAGCCGTCTATGGCGGCACCTTGAAGATCGCCTTCGTAGGCGACCCGCGCACGTTCAACCCCGTCACGTCGGCCGAGTCGCAGGCACTCTCCGACTTCCTGTTCAACACGGGCGCTCAACTGCTCATGCGCGGACCCGACTCCGACGACTGGCTCCCGTACGCCGCCGAGTCGTACACCGTTAACGACGAAGGCACGCAGATCGACATCGTCTTGCGCGACGGCATGACGTGGTCCGACGGCAGCCCCATCACCACGCAGGACTACTACATCCGTTACGTGCTCGAGACCGACCCCGACGTCGGCTCCAACGGCTACGACGGTTGGTTCATGGACGACGACCCGATCACCCTCGAGAAGGTCGGCGACAACGGCTTGCGCTTCCACTTCCCGCGGCCCGACCGCCTTGCCTTCCCGGTGGCCGCCATGGTTCCCGTGCCCGACGCCATCTTCGGTGAGGCCTACCGCACCGGCGGCGCCGAGGCCGTCAAGGCCCTGTGGGGCACCAACGTCGACGTCACCAAGACCGTCTGGTCGACCGCCTTCATCCCCACCGTCTTCCAACCCGGCGAGCGCATCATCCTCGAGCGCAACCCCCACTTCGGTGACTGGAACGTCGACGAGGCCGGCAACAGGCTGCCCTTCCTCGACGGCTACAACATGACCGTGGTAGCCGACCTCGACACGTCACTCAACCTCTACATCGCCGGCGAGACCGACACCTTCAACCCGCGCAACCTCGACGACATCGGGGTCATCAACCAGGCCGTCAACAACGGCGACATCGACGTCATCGTCCTAGAAGCCGTGAGCCCGGTCGCTTCCAGCCAGTTCATCGTCTGGAACTGGAACAAGGCGTCCGACCCCGACAAGCAGGCCCTCTTCCGCAACGTGAACTTCCGCCGCGCAATGGCACACGTCATGGACCGCGACGCGATCATCGACCTCGTTTACAACGGCTCGGGCGTCCCGATGTACACCAACGTCTACCCGATCAACACGTTCTGGATCAATGACGACGTCGAGAAGTACCCCTACGATCCGGAGGCCGCCTCGGAGCTGATGGCCTCGATCGGCTATGACAAGAAGAACTCCGACGGCATCTTGGTGAACGCCGAGGGCAAGACGGCCTCCTTCATCCTCGCCACCAACGCCGGTAACACGGCCCGCGAGCAGATCGCCGGCATCTTCGCCGACAGCGCCCGCGAGATCGGCGTGGACGTGCAGGTCCAGCCCATCGACTTCAACCTCCTCGTGGACCAGCTCCTCTCGGAGGGCGATGACCGCCCGTTCGACGCCATCCTGATCGGCCTCACCGGCGGCTCGCGCGACTGGCCCTTCGGCGTGAACGTCATCCCTTGCGGCACGAACCTGCACATGTACAACACCAGCGGCGGCTGCCTCACCGCGCAGGAGACCCTCATGGGCCAGCTCTTCAACGTCGGCCGCGAGGAACTGGATACCGAAGCCGCCCGCAAGGTGGGCCTCGAGATCCAGGCCACCGAGGCCGACCTCATGCCCATCCTGTACGCCGTCAGCCCGATGGCTCACTACAGCTGGGCCTCCGACATCAAGGGCTTCCACCACGATGACGAGATCAACGCACTCGTCGGCGCTTGGGAACTGCCCATGATCTTCAAGGCCGACTGAGTCAGGCCGAGGCACAACCGACGTCGGTAAGAGTGGGCGGCTACACGCCGCCCACTCTTCCTAAGACATATCTTCAGTGACATGCTCGACTACGAACCCATTTATGCGCACCAAGAGGCCCTCGTGAACGCCGCTGGTGGTACCGCCCGCTCAGGGCAGGGGGCCTAACGTTGTTCGTCTACCTCGTCAGACGTCTCTTCCAACTCATCCCGACCTTCATCGGGGCGACGATGCTCATGTTCCTGATCAGCCAGCTGGTGCCTGGCGACTTCTTCAAGGCCAAGGAACTCGAGCCGAACGTGCGTCCCGAGACCATCCAGCGCATGCGCGCCGAGTTCGGGCTCGACAAGCCCGTCTACGTGCAGTACGTGACCTGGATGAAGAACCTGGCCGTGGGCAACCTCGGCCAGTCGTTCGTATCCAACCAGCCCGTCTGGGACCGCATCGCCAAGCCCATGCGCAACAGCATGTACCTGGCCATGCTCTCCATCGTCATGCTCTGGGCCGTCGCGATACCCGCCGGCGTCTACTCGGCGGTCAGGCAGTACTCGGTGGGCGATCAGGTGGTGAGCACCCTGTCGTACGTGGGCCTGGCCATCCCCAACTTCTTCTTCGCCCAGGTGCTCATCCTGGGGCTCTTCTTGTTGAGGACCCTGACCAAGGACTGGTTCGGTTACAACCAGCTCATCTTCCCCGTGGCCGGCATGACCAGCAGTGCCTCCCTCACGATGTCCCCTTGGGGCCAGTTCTGGGACATCATGTGGCACATGCTCATCCCGTCGTTCGTGGTGGCCACGTCGGGCATGGCAGGCTTCACCCGCGTCCTGCGCGCACAGATGGTGGAGTACCTCGGGTCCGACTTCATCCGTACCGCCCGCGCGAAGGGCGTCAGCAAGACCAAGGTCACCTACAAGCACGCGCTCAGGCCCGCCATCATCCCCTTCGTCGCGGGCATCGGCGGGTTGCTGCCCAACCTCGTCGGCGGCGCCGGGCTCGTCGAGGTGGTCATGTCGTGGCCCGGCATCACGCCGACGTTCCTGACCGCCCTGAGCTCCCAGGACATCTACGTCGTGCTCGGCCTGCTGGTCGTGACGACCATCCTCTTGATGCTGGGTAACGTCCTCTCCGACATACTACTGGCCGCCGTCGACCCGCGGATCCGGTACAGCTGAGGCCTGCCGTGACGGACAGAGACGACGACCGCATCAGGCCCGAGGACGAGGCGCCCACGTTCGAGCAGAGCGGACTTCACGGCGACGAGGTCGGGGCTCAACTCAGCGAGGCGAGCTTCGAGCGGCAGGCCGGAGCACCCCTGACGCGTGAGAGCAAGAGCCAGGGGCAGATCGTCTGGGAGCAGTTCAGGCGCCACAAGGCGGCGCTCGTCGGCGGCTGGGTCCTAGTCTTCATGTACCTCACCGCCATCTTCGCGGGTTTCCTTGCGCCCTACGGCATCAACGAGTACCGGCGCAGCCCGGCGGCCGCCTTCAGAGCGCCCGCGAAGATCCACTGGACCGACCCCGAGACGGGCAAGCTCACCCGCCCGTTCGTGTACGACGTCAAGGAGTCGCGCGACCCCGTCACGAGGCAGCGGGTCTACGAAGACGTGACCGACGTGCGCTACCCCATCAAGTTCTTCGTGCACCGGCCGTCGCAGCCTTACAAGATCCTCGGCCTCTTCCAGTCGGACCTCCGGCTCTTCGGCGTCGACGACCCCGCCAGGATCTTCCTGTGGGGCACGAACAACTTGGGCAAGGACCTGTTCTCGCGCGTCCTCTACGGGGGGCAGGTGAGCCTCACCATCGGCCTCCTGGCCGTGTGGGTCGCCTTCTTCCTGGGCCTACTGCTCGGGGGCATCGCGGGCTTCTACGGGGGCGTGGTCGACGACATCATCATGCGCCTGGTGGAGGTCTTCGCGGCCATCCCCGGGCTCTTCTTGCTCATAGTGTTGGCATCGCTGCTGCGCGACCCGAACAACCCTCTGGCCAAGGCCTTCGGGCTCCAGATGACCTCGGCGCAGACCTTCCTCCTGACCGTCGTCGTGCTCGGCTTCGTCGGCTGGGGCGGGCTGGCGCGGATCATCCGCAGCCTCATCCTGTCGGCGCGCGAGCTCGACTACGCCGCCGCCGCCAAGGCGCTCGGCGCCAGCGAGACCAGGGTCCTGTGGCGCCACCTGCTGCCAAGCACGGCCAGTTACGTGGTCGTCGACCTGACCCTCTCCATCCCCGGCTTCATCTTGGCCGAGACCGGCCTGTCGTTCCTGGGCCTCGGGCCGAGCGAGGTTGACACTGCAAGTTGGGGACTCTTGCTCCGAGACGCCACGGCCAGGGGCATCAGCATCCAGTTCGTGCCGTGGCTCCTGATACCCGGCATCCCCATCCTCCTGGCAGTGTTATGCTGGAACCTGCTCGGCGACGGTTTGCGAGACGCCTTCGACCCCAAGAAACGCAGGTAAGCGGGGCTCCAGGCTAGGCGAGCGTATTTCCACAGACCCGTGAATATCTTGCGAGGCGCGCTGCGCTAGTTATGCACAGTGCGCTTGGCTCGATTATCCATAGCGTGCCGTAGGCCGCACGGTCCGGCTTCGCAATGTCGCGTGAGGAGGGCTTAGATGCCCAATAATGATCGGCTCCTTGAGGTAGTCGACCTCAAGACCTACTTCGACACCGACGAGGGCACGGTCAAGGCCGTCGACGGGGTGAGTTTCCACCTCGACAAGGGCGAGACCCTGGCCGTCGTCGGCGAGTCCGGCTCCGGCAAGTCGGTGATGTCCCTCTCCATCATGCGCCTGATCGCCAGCCCTCCCGGGAGGATAGCGGGCGGCAAGATCCTCTTCGAGGGTGAGGACATCGTCACCAAGTCGGAGCGCGCCATGCGCCGCATCCGCGGCAACGACATCTCGATGATCTTCCAGGAGCCGATGACGAGCCTCAACCCCGTTTACACGGTGGGCGACCAGATCGCCGAGGCCATCGTGCTCCACCAGGGCAAGTCCTACCGCGAGGCCATGAAGCTGGCGGCGGACATGCTCGAGCTGGTCGGAATCCCCGAGCCCGGGAAACGGGTCAAGAACTTCCCGCACCAGATGTCGGGCGGCATGCGCCAGCGCGTGATGATCGCCATGGCGCTGTCTTGCGGCCCCAAGCTCCTCATCGCCGACGAGCCGACCACGGCCCTCGACGTGACCATCCAGGCGCAGATCCTCGACCTCATGCGCAAGCTGCAGGACGAGATCGGCATGTCGATCCTCTTCATCACTCACGACCTGGGCGTAGTGGCCGAGATCGCCGACCGCGCCGTGGTCATGTATGCGGGTCGCGCCGTGGAAGAGGCCCACGTCAACGACATCTTCGCCGACCCGAAGATGCCCTACACGCTTGGCCTACTGAACTCGATCCCGCGCGTGGACCATCACGTGCTGCAACAGGAGCGCCTGGTCGCGATCCCCGGCAACGTCCCGAACCCCCTCAACCTCCCCGTGGGTTGCGCCTTCCACCCCCGTTGCCGCTTCGTGCGCGACAAGTGCAAGGTCGCCGTCCCGCCACTCGATGACACCGGTGGCGGCCACATGGTGCGCTGCGTAAGGTGGCAGGAACTTGACCTCAAGGCGGAACTACCATGACTGACGCTAACGACAAGAAGGACACGGCCGCGGCGGCCAAGACCGAGACGCTTCTCGATGTCAGGAACCTGCGCAAGTACTTCCCCATCAGGGGCGGCATCTTCTCGCGGGTCGTTGCCAACGTGAAGGCCATCGAGGACGTGAGCTTCAAGATCCAACGGGGTGAGGTCGTCGGCCTGGTGGGCGAGTCCGGCTCCGGCAAGACCACCGTCGGGCGTTCCATCTTGCGCCTCATCGAGCCCACCGCGGGCGAGGTGCTGTTCGACGGGGTAGACATCACGAAGCTCAGCAAGTCGCAGATGCGCGAGTACCGCAAGCGCATGCAGATCATCTTCCAGGACCCCTTCGCGAGCCTGAACCCTCGCATGTCGGTGGGCGACATCGTCGGCGAGGCGATGACCATCCACAACCTGGCCCGCGGCAAGGACCGCGAGCAGCGCGTGGCGCAGCTCCTGGAGCGTGTCGGCCTGTCGCCGTCGCACATGCGCCGCTACCCGCACGAGTTCTCGGGCGGGCAGCGCCAGCGCATCGGGATCGCGCGGGCGCTCGCCGTCGACCCGCAGTTCATCGTTGCCGACGAGCCGG encodes:
- the secG gene encoding preprotein translocase subunit SecG encodes the protein MFWIAFIIFVAVSLIITAVILMQEPKQSGLGDALGGGGGGDFGASLGGTAGGLHRTTIYLAVAWAVLALLLGLIPR
- a CDS encoding ATP-binding cassette domain-containing protein, with protein sequence MTDANDKKDTAAAAKTETLLDVRNLRKYFPIRGGIFSRVVANVKAIEDVSFKIQRGEVVGLVGESGSGKTTVGRSILRLIEPTAGEVLFDGVDITKLSKSQMREYRKRMQIIFQDPFASLNPRMSVGDIVGEAMTIHNLARGKDREQRVAQLLERVGLSPSHMRRYPHEFSGGQRQRIGIARALAVDPQFIVADEPVSALDVSIQAQVVNLLQDLKDELGLTLLFIAHDLGVVEYISDHVVVMYLGRIMEIAPAKELYANPIHPYTEALLSAVPIPDPTVKRDRIILQGDIPSPINPPSGCVFRTRCPIATKECAEVVPPLVEVNPGHFKACINR
- the purL gene encoding phosphoribosylformylglycinamidine synthase subunit PurL, which codes for MPHDLRSQAASFGLSPDEFDGVVGALGRQPNALEAAMFGALWSEHCGYKNSRALLRRLPTTGPQVLQGPGENAGVVDIGEGWGVAFKMESHNHPSAVEPVQGAATGVGGILRDIFAMGARPFATLNALRFGEFDTARNRYLLSGVVQGIALYGNAIGVPTVGGEIETNACYTENPLVNVMALGLLRHEELQTGTVGAVGNSLLYVGSKTGRDGLGGAVFASADLSSASGADRPAVQVGDPFMEKLLLEACLEAYAAGLVAGVQDMGAAGLTSSVGEMAHRAGLGVDLHVDKVPTREAGMAPLEIMLSESQERMVLTAAPGKEEALVRLLAKWELEAVEVGCVVDHGRFRVFENGAVVADMPVPALNEPPEYVREGVEDPRIRSARERDLGGLPVPADPTGVLLKLLASPTIASKRPVYEQFDQQVMTNTVVLPGAADAAVMRVKGSRLGVAATVDCNSRYVYLDPELGAMHAVAEAARNLSCVGARPLAVTDNLNFGNPLNPGVYYQLERAVDGLARACLELDTPVIGGNVSLYNEFSTQGGRQAIHPTPTVGMVGVLRDVGRHAGSALRRSGDVLLVVGPLAGSLGASEYLWRLHGLEAGRPPELDLAAEAKVQAVVRGLVEDGLCDTAHDTSQGGLAVALAEMCLPATGAALGLTADLGDGAGARLDELLFGEAASRVVLALRPSAVEEALARCSAVGVAAREVGHAGGDRFTLRGGGAVIDCALEELRGSYEATYEMALR
- a CDS encoding ABC transporter permease, producing MFVYLVRRLFQLIPTFIGATMLMFLISQLVPGDFFKAKELEPNVRPETIQRMRAEFGLDKPVYVQYVTWMKNLAVGNLGQSFVSNQPVWDRIAKPMRNSMYLAMLSIVMLWAVAIPAGVYSAVRQYSVGDQVVSTLSYVGLAIPNFFFAQVLILGLFLLRTLTKDWFGYNQLIFPVAGMTSSASLTMSPWGQFWDIMWHMLIPSFVVATSGMAGFTRVLRAQMVEYLGSDFIRTARAKGVSKTKVTYKHALRPAIIPFVAGIGGLLPNLVGGAGLVEVVMSWPGITPTFLTALSSQDIYVVLGLLVVTTILLMLGNVLSDILLAAVDPRIRYS
- the purQ gene encoding phosphoribosylformylglycinamidine synthase subunit PurQ — protein: MHVAVVTFPGSNCVEDATYAIGAVLGASAFTVWHTADTLESGGKPADAVVIPGGFSYGDYLRCGALAAHSPVMKAVTRFAESGGPVLGICNGFQVLTEAGLLPGQLARNAGLRFMCKDVHLGVARTDLPFTHRAAPGQVLRLPVAHADGRYYVGDQELAEIEARGQVVFRYVDEAGNATPEANVNGSRNSIAGLTNARGNVLGMMPHPERAVEALLGGEDGRVILESLLSA
- a CDS encoding ABC transporter substrate-binding protein — protein: MKKLFIGLSLLAIATFAFAEPFVWPAAWSNAAPGEAVYGGTLKIAFVGDPRTFNPVTSAESQALSDFLFNTGAQLLMRGPDSDDWLPYAAESYTVNDEGTQIDIVLRDGMTWSDGSPITTQDYYIRYVLETDPDVGSNGYDGWFMDDDPITLEKVGDNGLRFHFPRPDRLAFPVAAMVPVPDAIFGEAYRTGGAEAVKALWGTNVDVTKTVWSTAFIPTVFQPGERIILERNPHFGDWNVDEAGNRLPFLDGYNMTVVADLDTSLNLYIAGETDTFNPRNLDDIGVINQAVNNGDIDVIVLEAVSPVASSQFIVWNWNKASDPDKQALFRNVNFRRAMAHVMDRDAIIDLVYNGSGVPMYTNVYPINTFWINDDVEKYPYDPEAASELMASIGYDKKNSDGILVNAEGKTASFILATNAGNTAREQIAGIFADSAREIGVDVQVQPIDFNLLVDQLLSEGDDRPFDAILIGLTGGSRDWPFGVNVIPCGTNLHMYNTSGGCLTAQETLMGQLFNVGREELDTEAARKVGLEIQATEADLMPILYAVSPMAHYSWASDIKGFHHDDEINALVGAWELPMIFKAD
- a CDS encoding ABC transporter permease, whose translation is MTDRDDDRIRPEDEAPTFEQSGLHGDEVGAQLSEASFERQAGAPLTRESKSQGQIVWEQFRRHKAALVGGWVLVFMYLTAIFAGFLAPYGINEYRRSPAAAFRAPAKIHWTDPETGKLTRPFVYDVKESRDPVTRQRVYEDVTDVRYPIKFFVHRPSQPYKILGLFQSDLRLFGVDDPARIFLWGTNNLGKDLFSRVLYGGQVSLTIGLLAVWVAFFLGLLLGGIAGFYGGVVDDIIMRLVEVFAAIPGLFLLIVLASLLRDPNNPLAKAFGLQMTSAQTFLLTVVVLGFVGWGGLARIIRSLILSARELDYAAAAKALGASETRVLWRHLLPSTASYVVVDLTLSIPGFILAETGLSFLGLGPSEVDTASWGLLLRDATARGISIQFVPWLLIPGIPILLAVLCWNLLGDGLRDAFDPKKRR
- a CDS encoding ABC transporter ATP-binding protein, which gives rise to MPNNDRLLEVVDLKTYFDTDEGTVKAVDGVSFHLDKGETLAVVGESGSGKSVMSLSIMRLIASPPGRIAGGKILFEGEDIVTKSERAMRRIRGNDISMIFQEPMTSLNPVYTVGDQIAEAIVLHQGKSYREAMKLAADMLELVGIPEPGKRVKNFPHQMSGGMRQRVMIAMALSCGPKLLIADEPTTALDVTIQAQILDLMRKLQDEIGMSILFITHDLGVVAEIADRAVVMYAGRAVEEAHVNDIFADPKMPYTLGLLNSIPRVDHHVLQQERLVAIPGNVPNPLNLPVGCAFHPRCRFVRDKCKVAVPPLDDTGGGHMVRCVRWQELDLKAELP